The proteins below are encoded in one region of Sphingobium yanoikuyae:
- a CDS encoding DNA/RNA non-specific endonuclease, producing the protein MTERESVRSNRETAFSLYLRTGRRIGPDAIEVKFNPWHDEENGRFTFRGQGRYFGATGGNANAPSSRPGGTGVARPSSPLATRRNGAPDRDRFRADHPANHSLYMVKQGDTLSRIAAQRQGLTAADLAWLNNMPLDRPLQIGQRLKLPHQAYLDAGRAAKNKVVALAHYMDTHGGDLPPDPADPPSLESQLLNSNWQREVRNGYAFDIDVIARPREIIAELTDGPIAKRSRQAQAQAGQPDRRPGDDGGHFIAARFNGPGDSFNHFAQDRNFNRGAYRAMEDRWTQALRGGKKVVVHIVPVYEGASKRPYRIHVTWRINGVEEFRDFSNERKGRRHER; encoded by the coding sequence ATGACCGAGAGGGAGTCCGTTCGATCCAATCGCGAAACCGCATTCAGTCTTTATCTCCGCACCGGTCGGCGTATCGGGCCGGACGCGATCGAGGTGAAATTCAACCCTTGGCATGACGAGGAAAACGGTCGCTTCACCTTCCGTGGACAGGGCCGCTATTTCGGCGCCACGGGTGGCAATGCAAATGCGCCTTCGTCCCGTCCCGGTGGCACCGGCGTCGCACGGCCATCGTCACCGTTGGCGACAAGGCGAAATGGTGCGCCCGATCGCGATCGCTTTCGCGCCGATCACCCCGCCAATCATTCGCTCTACATGGTCAAACAGGGCGACACGCTCAGCCGTATCGCCGCCCAGCGCCAGGGGCTGACGGCTGCGGACCTCGCCTGGCTGAACAACATGCCGCTCGATCGCCCCTTGCAGATCGGACAACGGCTGAAGCTGCCACATCAGGCCTATCTGGATGCGGGGCGGGCAGCCAAGAACAAGGTCGTCGCCCTTGCCCATTATATGGATACGCATGGCGGGGACTTGCCGCCCGATCCGGCTGATCCGCCGTCGCTGGAAAGCCAGCTACTGAACTCGAACTGGCAGCGGGAAGTGAGAAATGGCTATGCGTTCGATATCGACGTCATCGCTCGCCCAAGAGAAATTATTGCCGAACTTACGGATGGGCCGATCGCCAAACGCTCCCGCCAAGCGCAAGCTCAGGCAGGTCAGCCGGATCGTCGCCCCGGTGACGATGGCGGTCATTTCATTGCTGCCCGTTTCAACGGTCCCGGCGACAGCTTCAACCATTTCGCCCAGGATCGGAATTTCAATCGAGGCGCCTACCGCGCTATGGAAGATAGATGGACGCAGGCACTGCGCGGCGGAAAGAAGGTCGTTGTTCATATCGTTCCCGTTTATGAGGGAGCGTCAAAACGGCCTTATCGAATCCATGTCACTTGGCGCATCAACGGCGTCGAAGAATTCCGGGATTTCTCGAACGAAAGAAAAGGCCGGCGTCATGAGCGATAA